The DNA window TACAGCATTGAGTATGACGGACCCAAAGAAGACAGTATTAAATCCGTCGGGTTTCTGGTTCAGCCGATACCTGCTATGATCATTGCGATTATGATTCTTTTAATGATCCAGTTGCAAAGTATTCCCAAAATGATTTTGACCTTGCTTACAGCGCCGTTGGGCATTATCGGCGTCGCTGCCGGCCTGGTTCTTATCAACAGTCCGATGGGTTTTGTCGTCCAACTAGGCATCCTGGCTTTAGCGGGGATCATTATGCGCAATAGCGTTATCTTGATGGACCAGATAGAACAATTGCTGGCATCCGGCGAAACTCTCTGGGACGCTATTATTAATGCCACCGTCATTCGGCTGCGCCCCATCCTTCTGACAGCCGCGGCGGCCATTCTAGGGATGCTCCCGTTGGTTTCCAGTATCTTCTGGGGGCCGATGGCCATCGCCATTGCGTCGGGATTAATGGGTGCCACCGTTTTAACCCTCATGGTATTGCCGGTCATGTATGCTGCCTGGTATAAAGCGAAGCCTGATACCAGTGTACAAAGTTCTGTAAGTTCCACCACCAGCAGCCATTCTGTTTAATTTTTCAACTGCCGGATGTCCGTTACTGCGTATCCCAGCAAAACCATCGCGGCCCTTTTCACAGATTAGTTTCATTGACAGCGGTGAATACGGCGTAATGGCAGGCACTGTTAACCTCACGGCATCGCCCTGTCCCCGGCTGTTTTGGCTGGTAACACCTCCAGCTATTGTAATATGGAAACTAGTCCCGCCAAGAGGAGGCTACGATGCCTTATGACTCACTTGCCTAAAGGGGTGTGCTACGCATGCACGATTTGAAAGGTAAAATTCTTGCTGCTGCCAAGAGGCGCTTTTCCCGCTTTGGGTTTCAAAAAACTACCGTAGATGAAATCTGCCGTGACTGTCAAATCTCTAAAAAAACCTTATATCAGCATTTTTCCAGCAAAAATGAATTATTTCAAATCTTGTCTGCCACGGAAATTGAGCGAGTCCGGCAATCCTTGTTGGCGCAAGTACAGGCACAAGCAAATCAGTCTCCCCTTCAGCAGTTAACCCAACTATTGCAGGCAATGATTGTCTATTGGCACGACGACCAATTTATCATGACCATACTTAAAGACAATGATCCGCTATTTCCTGCTTTCCGGACGGATTTCGACTATCAGGCTATGCTAGAAAAAGCAATGCTCCCCCTGATTGCAAGGATAATCAGCAACGGAAAATCGCTGCACCATTTTCGTGATGTCGATGAAGCAGTTGTCTCTCCAATCATACTTAAGCTGGTACAAATGATTATTTCATCAAAGGACCTTGGCTTTGCTACTCTCTCCAAAGCGGATTTTTATGCAGCGCTGCTCACGGACCTGCTGATCAACGGACTTACCGAAAAACAATCCTCGAATTGAACCCATCTGCCTGTTCCTATTGACCAAGAATGAATAACCTAACGCGGAGCAGCTTTCTGGTCCCCGCCTAAAATGAGGAGGTGTCGGTGACATGGAATGGCTTGGGCTATCCTGGTGGTTTTCATTAGGCGTCGTATTGATTGCCCTCATATTGTACACCGCAAACATACTGTGTGCTTTTTCCCGGTGGTACTGGCTCCCGTCTGATGATGAAGATGCCTCGGAACGGTATCGTCATCAATGCCTGGGTAAAGGAAAAAGCGAGGCCCCTTTCGATATTACGTTAAAAAAGAAAAACTGTTAGCAAATATGGACCGCTTAATTCAGAAAGTAAAGCACTTGCGGCGAACCGGGCAAGAAGTCGCCTTATTGACGCAGCAAACCGGCTGGAAGGAAGCACACCTTTAAGGGAATTCAGAACCATTGGTAGTATCAATTTATCAGAACAAATGATAAATTGATACTACCAGTTGAAAGTAAGGTGGACATCGTGCAGCTGCCGATGGATCAATATGGTCTTGAGAAAGAACGTCTGCTACAGGAATTTAACCGTATCAGAACCTTTTCTATTGATATGGCAGAAATACCTGTCTGCGCAGCATCAGTGCTTGCAGGGCAAAGCCTGCAGCAAGCCTGGACTAAGGGGGATCTGACCTTACTCCCTGTCGCCATCTATCGGAACAACCGATTTCTTCTTATTGCCCTTCACAAAGAACGGCTTCACCCCGGAGATACGCTGCTTGTGTTTGGTCAGCTTTCCTCCATCCAGGAATTAAAACGGTTAGCCGCTCCCACATCAGCCTATGGCTAAGCATCCTGTTAGTTATGAATCGGCCAAAAAAAATTAGATAAATATATAAGTTAAGCAGCGAGAGGGTTTGCCACCTGTGTAAAGCAGGGGGCATAAACCCGACGTCATCCTGGGCTATGACTGCAACCTTTCCGAGTGTTTTCCTATTTGTCACCGTTCGCTCAGGCCTCGAAATCAATTGCAACCACTTGAGCCCGAATCTCTTCAATATACTTTCCCACTTCCACATGCGCCGGATGCGATATATAGGCATCAAGATCTTCTTTGGAATCAAAGTGGGCAATCATGACTATATCGTAAGAGATAGGCGCACGTACGAAATCCACTCCGATTGTTATATTCCGCAAATACTTAATCTGCCCTTTCATGCCCAGCAGACGATTTTTCAGCGCGTCAATACTTTCTTTACCGGTATCATTTAACTTTAATGCAACAATGTGTGTAATCATATTTGAGAACCCTCCTCTTGGGCAAAACAGCCCGGTGTATTATACTTCGAGTTACAGAGATTAATTCGGTTGTTGGGATAAACCAGCAAATTAGTCAACATCAATCTTGCTATAGCTTTCGAAACTGATCAGCGTCTCCGAAGAGAGAAAAGTAATCCGGAACATCTTCAATGCCCCTCCCAGTCTGCCCCAGGCTGCTACAACCCCTGTTCTTTATCTCCCGCTTTCAGGCAATCCATTTTATAAATTGATCATTCTTCGTTGATCAATCGTTATTCTTCATACTATCACATCAAAATCAATTGCGATAACGAATAATATTGATTAGGTAGTTCGATAAAATCGATCAATGCTTCTAAGTCGTGGCTTCTCCTTATTAAAAAATAATCCGACCCGGGACACAAAAACACGGTTTATACGGGACTACCCGTATAAACCGTGTTTCTTTATTTTGATTATCACATATACTCTTTCTAAAGAAAAGCTGTAGCCTACCCCCTACAGCCGAATTACCATTTTTCTTTGCAAATCTCCAAAAATGCCGCTAACGCCGATGATACCCATTTATCTTTGTGGTACACTACCTGAATCAGAAGATTTAAATCAAGTCCGCGAAAATTAAGTTTCTTCAATTGATTAGACCTGACTTCGTCCTCCACGGCAAACAGGGGCAGCAGCGTTACTCCCAGACCAAACGCAGACAGGCATTTTAACGTCTGAATGCTGCCACCTTCCGACATCAGTTGCAATGAAGCACCGGTATTCTCCAGCGCTCTTTGAAAAAGCGCCCGCCAACTGCAGCCTTCTCCCGTCATCAGAAGCGGATACTCTGCCACGTCTTCCGCATATACATGTTCTTTTCCGGCCAAAGGATGCTCTGATGATGTCAAGAAAGCAAATGGCGCACTTCGTTCCTTATCCACGACAAATTCCGGAACCGACAGACTACGGTCAATTAAAATGGCCACATCAATCTGATTTTCTCTAAGCGCGGACTCAAAATCACACCAGGAACCCATTTTTATCGCAAGCTGCACATCGGGATACCGGCGATTGTATTCGTGCAAAATTTCCGGCAAGAAAAAGGTACAGATCGATTCATGGGCGCCCACAATTAATTTCCCTTTGGGCAGCTCCGACGCAGAAACCGAGCCTTTGGCTCTTTCCCAGAGATTGATCATTTGGCGCGCATGCATTAAAAATTCCTCGCCTTCCGCCGTCAGGGATATCTTTTTACCCAGCCGCTCAAACAGACTGACCCCTAATTCCTTTTCCAGCAACTGAACCTGCGAGGTAATCGACGACTGTACATAGCCGAGCTGTCCGGCTGCCCGTGTAAAACTATTCAATGTTGCAACCGTTACAAACGCCTTTAGCTGCTTAATATCCATATTTCTATTATCATCTCATTTGTCGATTTATTATCAGTAAATCATCTTATATCTCGATTTATTTTTTATATTATCATATAGCGACACGAAACGCCATCCCTTCAGTCCGTTTTGCCAGCGCTACATCATACAGGTCCTGGGCGGCGGCAGTTCGCGCCTGGCGGGACTTACCTTTGCCATCCTGCGCATTGCCTTGAACAAAGCCTTTCATGAAAAAATCCTGCACCGGTCAAATTGCTATAAAAACGACAAAAAAGGCTTTACGAAAGTATCGTAAAACCTTTGAAATATCAATGGCGACCCCGGCAGGATTCGAACCTGCGACCTTTTGATTCGTAGTCAAACGCTCTATCCAGCTGAGCTACGGAGTCATCTCGTCAGCCATTAACCGGCCAACGAAAATTATTATATCACTTTTAAATAAGTAGTGTCAACTACTATTATTATATTTTCTTAAAATACATCAGCGGTCCCGTTCATTTTATTCACAGGCCGTGGATATCTTAGGGGAAAATGTCCTGTTTATTGTAGATAACTACTGTGCATAATGGGAGGGTAAAACAGTTATTCAGCAAGTTGTCCACCTTTTGCACAGGTTTATCCACAGAAACAATGGAGATTTTATGCGAAAATCAGGTTTTTTCCACAATTGTCATAGAAGCGTTTTCCACTTATCCACATTTACATAGAAATTGTGAATAAAAATGTGGATAAGTTGTTATTGCCCTGTTAGTTAAAATAATTGATACCGGCCTGGAAAATTTGTTGGTCTTTATTACCGGGAACGTTCTTGGCAATCTGCTCGCCAGTCCGCTCGGAATGACCCATTTTACCCAGTATTCTGCCATCCGGACTGGTAATGCCTTCGACAGCTTCGACCGAGCCGTTCGGGTTGTGGCTAATATCCATGGACGGATTACCGTCAAAATCCACATACTGAGTGGCAATCTGGCCTTGCTGAATCAGTTGGCTGATCATCGCCGGGCTGGCCACAAACCGGCCTTCACCGTGCGACATGGCAACAGTATGGATATCGCCCACTTCCACCCGGCTGAACCAGGGAGACAGGTTGGAGACCACTTTAGTTTTCGACAGGCAGGATATATGGCGTCCCAGTGTGTTATAGGTCAACGTCGGGCAATCGGGTGTAAGGTCGCGGATTTCGCCGTAGGGCACCAGTCCCAATTTAATGAGTGCCTGGAAACCGTTGCAGATGCCCAGCATCAGGCCGTCCCGCTTTTGCAGCAGTTCGGTTACCGCTTCCCTGACGCGGGGGTTTCTAAACAAGGTAGCAATAAACTTGCCGGAGCCGTCCGGTTCGTCACCGGCGCTAAAGCCTCCCGGCAGCATAATAATCTGCGACTGACTGATGGCGTCTACCGTGGCGGCAATAGCCTCTTCCACGGCAGACGGTGTCAGGTTACGGATAACCAGCGTCTGCGGCAGGCTGCCGGCTTGCGCAAAGGCCCGGGCTGAGTCGTATTCGCAGTTTGTGCCGGGGAATACGGGAATAAACACCCGCGGCTTAGCGATCCGTACAGCCGGTTTGCGGCTATTCCTTCCGGTAAAGGCAACGGTCTGGGGTTGTCCTGTTGCCACGCCGGCCTGGGTCGGGAAGATTCTTTCCAAAGACTTTTCCCAGGCAGCCTGGGCATCACATAGAGGAATATCCTGTCCGTTCACGGTAAGAACAGGGTTGGCCTGTGTATAACCCAGGCAGCGGAACGGTACTTCACCAAAGATATCCTTTAGCTCCACGCCGGGCGCCATTTCCAATAAAATGGAGCCGTAATCGGAAGCAAACAGTTCCTCTGACGTAAACGTACCGTCAAAGCAAACGCCAATCCGGTTGCCAAAGGCCATTTTGCTGATGGCTGCCGCCACTCCACCGTAGCGTACAGTGTGTGTTGCCAGAACTTTTCCCTGCTGGATTAGGTCATGAATCTTGCTGTAATTGGTCTCCAGTGCAGCAAAGTCAGGCAACTGCCGTTCGTCCCGCGGCAGGGAAACCAGCAATACCGGATTGCCGGCAGCTTTAAATTCCTGGGAGACGATATTCTGTGCCTTAGCCACATCCACAGCAAAGGCGACCAGTGTAGGCGGCACCTGCAGGTCCTTGAAGGTGCCTGACATGCTGTCCTTGCCGCCGATGGCCGGAATGCCCAGCCGCTTTTGGGCGTAATAGGCACCCAGCAAGGCGCTGAATGGTTTGCCCCATTTGGCAGGGTCGTTGCCAAGCTTCTCAAAATACTCCTGCAGCGTCAGACGGATAGCCCGGTAGTCACCGCCCAGGGCAACCATCTTCGCCACCGCTTCGATGACGGCGTACAGCGCGCCATGGAAGGGACTCCAACTGGAAAGCTGCGGGTTATAGCCATAGGTCATGAGGGTGGCCGTGCTGGTTTCGCCGTCCAGCACGGGAATTTTCGCCGCCATGCCTTCAGTCGGCGTAGCCTGATAGGTACCGCCAAAGGGCATCAGAACAGTGCCGGCACCGATGGTGCTGTCAAAGCGTTCAACCAGACCTTTTTGGCTGCAGACATTCAGATCGGCCAGCATAGCCAGCCAGGCCTGCCGCAAATCACCTTTTTGCGCAAGCACAGGCTGCGGCAGGTGCTTGAAGTAGTCTGAGCCGCTATCCGGCGCGGCTACCTTCACCTGGGTATATTGGGTTACCCCATTTGTATTTAAGAAATCCCGGCTGAGGTCAACAATGGTTTTGCCACGCCAGGCCATTTGCAGACGATGCTTGTCGGTCACCGTTGCCACCACACTGGCTTCCAGGTTTTCCGCGTCAGCATACCGGCAGAAAGTATCCACATGTTTTGCCGCCACGACCACGGCCATCCGTTCCTGCGACTCGGAAATGGCTAATTCGGTGCCGTCCAGTCCTTCATATTTCTTGGGAACAGCGTCGAGGTTGACGGCAAGACCGTCAGTCAGTTCACCGATAGCCACCGAAACACCGCCGGCGCCAAAGTCGTTACAGCGTTTGATCAACGTGCTGACTTCGGGGTTTCTAAACAGTCGTTGCAGTTTTCGTTCGGTCGGGGCATTCCCCTTTTGCACTTCGGCACCGCAACTGGCTAGTGATTCCTCGGTGTGCTCCTTGGAGGAGCCGGTAGCGCCGCCGCAGCCGTCCCGGCCGGTCCGGCCGCCCAGCAGGATAATGACATCACCGGGCTGCGGCTGTTCCCGGACGACGTTGCGTTTCGGCGCAGCCGCAATGACAGCGCCAATTTCCATTCGTTTGGCAATAAAGCCTTCGTCGTAGACTTCCGCTACCTGGCCGGTTGCCAGGCCAATCTGGTTACCATAAGAGCTATAACCGGCCGCCGCGCCGAGGGTAATCTTACGCTGGGGCAGTTTGCCCGGCAGCGTGCCGGCAATGCCGGTGCGGGGATCACCGCTGCCGGTAACCCGCATGGCCTGGTACACATAGGAACGGCCCGACAGGGGATCACGGATGGCGCCGCCCAGACAGGTGGCCGCACCGCCGAAGGGTTCGATTTCCGTCGGATGGTTATGGGTTTCGTTTTTAAACATCACCAGCCAGTCTTCCGTCCGGCCATCCACATCGACCGGCACGACAATACTGCAGGCATTGATTTCGTCCGATTCGTCCAAGTCGGCCAACTTGCCGCTCCGTTTCAGCTCGCGCATGCCCATCAGTGCGATATCCATCAGGGACATCGCCCGTGGGGCATCACCGTAGACGGTTTGCCGGGCGCGGCGGTATTCGGCAAAGGCGTCCGCCACCGGCTGGCTGTAAGGGCCATATTCCATTTCGACCTGTTCAATATTGGTCAAGAAGGTGGTATGGCGGCAATGATCGGACCAATAGGTGTCAATGACTTTCAGCTCGGTAATGGTTGGGTCCCGGTGCTCGGTATCGCGGAAATAGCCTTGGCAAAAGGCCAGGTCAGCCAAGCTCATGGCCAGTCCCATATCGGCCATCATCGCCTTCAGCTCATCCTCCGTTTTACCAATGAAGCCGGTCAAAACAGCCACATCGTCCGGTATGGTTGCCGGTACATCCAGGCTGTCCGGTTTAGTAAGCTGCGCTTCCCGTGATTCGACCGGATTGATGCAGTAGGCTTTGATGCGCGCCAACTCGTCCGGCGAAACAGCCCCCTGCAGAATGACCACCTTGGCTGAAGCCACCGCCGGCCGCTCTTTCTGGGTAAGCATCTGAACACACTGCGCCGCCGAATCGGCCCGCTGATCGTACTGACCAGGCAAATATTCCATGGCAAACAAACTGTCACCGGCTGTAGCGGGCAGTTCCTCATCATATACATCATCCACTGTCGGTTCGGAGAAGATGGTATTCCGGGCCAAGGTGTATTCTTGTTCGGTCAGGCCGGCCAAATCATAACGGTGAATCAGTCTGACCCCGGTCAGGCCGCCAATTCCCAGATTTTCCTTCAAATCATGATATAGACTTTGCGCTTCCACCGCAAAGGGCTTTCGCTTTTCCACATACATTCGTTTGACAGCTTGCGTCATTGGGTCGCCTCCATTTTATTTAATATATGGCAGAAAGAACACGTTTTTTTATTGCTTTTACTATGTTAACCAAAGAGTGGCGTAAGCATAAGAACAGACGGCAGCGTTCCCGCAGGCCCGCCGGAGCAATATCGATAAAAAACGGCCATAGGTATAAATTTTTATAATTATTCTGCAGAAGACGGGATTATCCTGCAAGAAATGCCGCATTTCACCCCGGCCGGCAACAGTGTTCCGCCAGCTTTGGACAAACTATCCGAAACGTCTACTGACGGCGGCTTTTGTGAAGTATTCCGTTAACTTGGAGATATAAAAATAAACATGCGCCTTAAAGAAGCCTAAGGCGCATGTTTATTTTATATTAAGCAGGCGAAACGATGCCGACCAGCAGTTCCACAGTACCGAACCGAACGGTGAGCGGAATCCGATATCCCTTGATATTGGCGGTATCCGCCCCTTGTATGACGGACGGGAAATGCAGATCCAGCTCCACCCCTTTATCGGAGGCATTTACACAGAAAATTCCGTTAACCAGATTCACGAATTCGGCAATGCTGTCCCGGGCCAGTTCATCCACGCTGCTGAGCGGTTCCTGACTGTAGCGGCGGGCAATTTCCAACAGGCAGTCTTCTTTTAAAATCAAGCCGGTCACCATATCGCTTTGGCAGCGAATCACCTGGGTGGCAACCCAGTCGGACGGGGCCACCTCACCCAGTACGGCTTCCGCGCCGGCAATGGGCACTTCGTCGAGAAAGCGGATGATATTACGCATAAATAAGGCCGTATAATCCAGGAAAAGAGCTTTGTTGTCCCCGGCTCCGGCAAGTTGCAGGATGCCTTCCAGCATCGTACTGTCCACCTGGGCGCCGTCTTTGTCCGAGGTCAGCTTATTTTCCTGATTGTAGTTGGCCATGGCGCTTTCCAGTTCGGCCAGGCTCAAATAGCCTTGATCGATAATGGCCTGGCTCAGGTTCAGCTGCTTGGAGCTTTGCTTGCTTAGCAGTTCATCGAGCTGCTCTACCGTAAGATATTGTTTTTCGATGGCGATTTCACCAAACCGCTTGTCCCTGCTGCGCTGCAATTCGTGAATCTCTTCCACCTGATCAGCGGTAAGCATGCCCGCATTCATTGCCAAGACGCCCAGTTTGACCCGCACCGACTGTTCCAGTGTCAGGCACTCCGATAATTGAGCAGTAGTCAGTAAGCCTTTGTTGAGTAAATATTGACCAAAAAATTGACTAAACATCGTCATTCAGTCCCCTCTTTATTTCGATATCTTGGCAATAGCCTTGGCAATTTGCTCAACGCTATAAGGTTTTTGTATGAAGTCCATGGCACCGCCCTTAAGCGCCTCAATCAGCTTGCTTGAGGTTCCTGCCGAAGACAGCATAATCACCTTAGCTTCCGGATCCTGTTCCCGCAGACGCTGCAAAGCCGTCAAGCCGTCCGCTTCGGGCATGACGATATCCAGGAAAACCAGATCGGGCTTGTTGTATTTATACACATCGACAACCATTTTCCCGTCTGAAGCTTCTATCACCTCGCAATCCATCTCTGCCAGGATATCCCGCAGTTTTTTTCGAACCAGAAGGGAGTCATCACAAATTAACACTTTGACTTTGTTTGTTGCTGCCATAGAAAGAGCCCTCCTCCTCCCGCCCGCCAGGCGGCTTCCTTTTTCATTTAATGATTTAGTTACTTGCTAATATGTATGCTGTTTCTACACATTCTTCATGAATCCTGTCGAGGCAATAGAAAATTAACAAAATCCTAGAAAAAAGAGACCGCCTGCAGGCAGCCTCTTCTTTACCGGTATCACCGGGAAATTAGATCAGTTTCATATCCTTTAATACATTGTTCATATTGTGAACGGCTTCGGCGCTCTTATTGAAGGCAGCCTGTTCTTCGGCGTTCAGTTTGTAATCCACAATGGATTCCCAGCCGTCTTTACCCAGAACAACCGGTACGCCCATGCAAATATCGCTTTGGCCGTATTCGCCGTCCAAAGCTACGCAGCAAGGGAAAATTTTCTTTTCGTCAAGCACGATGGCTTTAACCAAAGCGCCGCAGGATGCGCCGGGAGCATACCAGGCGGAAGTACCTAACAGCTTAGTCAGCGTAGCGCCGCCTACCATGGTGTCGGCAGCCACTTTCTGCAAGGTTTCGGCGTCCAGCAAAGTGGAGATCGGAATACCCTGATAAGTAGCGAAACGGGTCAGCGGGATCATCGTAGTGTCACCGTGTCCGCCGATAACAAAACCTTGGATATCGGTAGCCGGACGGTCAAGTGCCTGGCTCAGATAATATTTGAAACGGGAGCTGTCGAGAATGCCGCCCATGCCAATTACGCGGTTTTTCGGCAGGCCCAGTGCTTTATACGCCAAATAGGTCATAGTATCCATCGGATTGCTGATTACGATGATAATAGCGTCAGGCGAATATTTCAGAATATTGTCGGCTACACCTTTTACAATACCGGCGTTAGTACCGATCAGGTCTTCACGGGTCATGCCGGGTTTACGGGGAATGCCGGAAGTAATTACCACTACGCCCGACCCAGCGGTTTTGCTGTAATCGCTAGTACTGCCAATTACTCTGGTGTTGAAGCCCAGGGTGGTAGCGGTTTGCATAATATCCATGGCTTTGCCTTCAGCTACGCCTTCTTTGATGTCCAATAGAACAAGCTCGCTGGCTAATCCCTGCTGTACAATGACGTTTGCACATGTTGCGCCTACGTTACCTGCACCAACTACAGTAATTTTCATGTTGTCATCATCCTCCTAAAGTTTGTACCCTAAGGGTTGTACCTTTTACATGTAAATTATACATCGTTTTCTAGTATTTATCATCATATTTATCGCAAAGAATGTGAAAAAAGTTACATGTGTTAATGCTCCCCAAACTCTGAAACTGTCATTTCTTCACGGGTCTTTCCCGTAAGGCTTCATTGCCGTCGGCTTACCGATGCCCTGTATTTCAAAAAATTTAGTGAAGTATGGCATTAAAAATGCCGTCAGGGAGAGTATCGGATAGTTTAAAGACACGCCCTGGGGTTTTAAAATGACGTCAACCGGGCATCATGCTATAATAAAGAGAGTTTATCTTTTGTTCTACGAGGTTTCTTATGGTTACACCTTCTGTCCGGATTCGCGAGATCGACTTGCTGCGGGCCTTGGCTATTGTACTGATGACCCTGTTTCACGCCATTTTTGACGCGGCGGAATTTTACGATGCCGATATAAGCTATACCAGCGGCATGTGGTATTATATCGGCAAGTTTTCGGCCATCCTGTTCCTGCTGACCTCGGGCATCAGCGTCACCTTAGGCTCCCATAGCCTGGAACGGGGGCTGACTGTACTGGCAGCCGGCCTGCTGGTCATCGCCGCTACCTATTGGTTTAGCCCTGCCAGCTTTGTCATTTTCGGTATCCTGCAGCTCATCGGGACAAGCATGCTGACCTATCCGCTGTTGCGGCGGCTTTCCTGCCCGCTCCTTGCGCTGCTGGCCAGCGCTACCTGGCTGGCCGGCCTCAGCCTGCAGGGCATAACCACCGGCAGTCTTTATCTGCTGCCGTTTGGTGTCACACCGCCGTTCTTTGCCTCGCTGGACTATTATCCCCTGCTGCCCTGGTATGGCTTTTTTGTGGCCGGCGTACTGCTGGGCAAAGTCTGCTATCCGGCGCGGCAGCCGTTGTTTCCCAACTTGCCGGATCAGCACCTGCTGACCGGTCTGGAGTGGCTGGGACGTCATTCGCTCCTTACCTATTTGGTCCACCAGCCGGTTCTGCTACTCCTGTTTGCCATCTTTATGCCGCTCCTTTAAATCGGATGGGTTAATAGTCTTTCCTGCCTTGCCGACCTTTATGTAATGAGGTGACCGCTTGATGTATACACTGTTTTTCCGGTCCCGTTTCCTGCTGCTTTATATCTGCTGTTTACTGCTTGCGCTGTTTACGCCGCTGGCTGCCCTGGCCGAGCCGGCCGGCACTCTTTACGTGATCAACGGCCTAACCGGCGGCGAGGACACCAGCCAGCCCGGCGACGATGTGAAAAAAATCGAGCCTTTCAGCGACAGCCTTTATCAATATACCGATTTTGCCAATGGCTTCAGCCTGCGTTATCCCTCCGGCATGATCGCCGACGCTTCCCTTTCGGCCGTTCGCACCCTCTTTACCGACGGCCAGACCGAGATCCTGGTGTTTTATGATTCGCTTGCGGACAAGCAGTCCTCAGCCGCCGAACTGATCGAATACGGCAACCGCTTCCGCTACAACACGGCTGACCACCAAATCGAAACCGATAAAACCCTGTACATAAACGGACGCCAGGTTCATCTGCTCAAATGGACCCGCCGCCGTTTATCCCGCATCACCGGTGACAAGAATCATTATGTTTCGGCGGAAATCGTAAAAAACCCTTACGAGGTGTATACCTTGTTCATCAAGTCGGCCAAGCCGATTGAAAATGAGCTGGAACTCATCCGGAGCGTCTCGCTGTTCCCGCCCCAGGGGCACCCCGGTATCTATATGCGGCACAGCGCTTCCACCACTCCCCTGAACGAGGAAACCCGCGCCTTCCTGCGCACCTATTTCGCCCCGGACAGTTCCTTTCATTGGGGTGTGTTTGAACCCAGCGCCCCTT is part of the Propionispora hippei DSM 15287 genome and encodes:
- a CDS encoding heparan-alpha-glucosaminide N-acetyltransferase, whose amino-acid sequence is MVTPSVRIREIDLLRALAIVLMTLFHAIFDAAEFYDADISYTSGMWYYIGKFSAILFLLTSGISVTLGSHSLERGLTVLAAGLLVIAATYWFSPASFVIFGILQLIGTSMLTYPLLRRLSCPLLALLASATWLAGLSLQGITTGSLYLLPFGVTPPFFASLDYYPLLPWYGFFVAGVLLGKVCYPARQPLFPNLPDQHLLTGLEWLGRHSLLTYLVHQPVLLLLFAIFMPLL